A region of Jonquetella anthropi DSM 22815 DNA encodes the following proteins:
- a CDS encoding asparaginase: MAASNIALVIAGGELTMSLDGSHYAVSPGVTGDELLSWIPEPLREGLSIVDWTRQPSSHFTVRLTSDLVTLLSGQIVEGRQGVVVLAGTDTLDEICYLADLLWGYPQPLIFAAGKLPDGKLGSDARAVLNEALLAAGSQECWGLGPLVCAQGELFPARNLMEFTNCGRASYTGPTNEAIGEILDGKVIIWQRPHRTKTLDSSTIPARNVELIYSSLGSGERVMASLAEDAANLSGLVISGFGGGNVLPGWVPYIRTLLKADIPVVVTSRCPNGRVTTHSTFEGSFFKLHEMGALDGGDLSPLRARIKLAVGIGAGLTGEALQNYLLDR; this comes from the coding sequence ATGGCGGCCTCGAACATTGCGCTCGTCATCGCCGGCGGCGAGCTGACCATGTCGCTTGACGGCAGTCACTACGCCGTCTCTCCTGGAGTAACCGGGGACGAACTTCTCTCTTGGATTCCCGAGCCGCTTCGCGAGGGGCTCTCTATCGTCGACTGGACAAGACAGCCGAGCAGCCACTTTACAGTCCGCCTGACCTCAGACCTTGTCACCCTGCTGAGCGGACAAATCGTCGAGGGGCGGCAGGGCGTGGTCGTGCTGGCCGGCACGGACACGCTAGACGAGATCTGCTACTTAGCCGACCTGCTGTGGGGCTACCCACAGCCGCTCATTTTTGCCGCCGGCAAGCTGCCGGACGGCAAGCTGGGCAGCGACGCCCGAGCCGTCCTCAACGAGGCGCTGCTCGCGGCAGGCTCTCAGGAGTGTTGGGGGCTGGGCCCATTGGTCTGCGCCCAAGGCGAGCTTTTCCCCGCCCGAAACCTGATGGAGTTCACCAACTGCGGACGGGCCTCCTACACCGGGCCGACCAACGAGGCCATCGGCGAAATTCTGGACGGAAAAGTCATCATTTGGCAACGGCCCCATCGGACCAAGACCCTCGACAGCTCAACGATCCCGGCACGAAACGTGGAGTTGATCTACTCGTCTCTGGGATCCGGCGAGCGCGTCATGGCGTCGCTGGCCGAAGACGCGGCAAACCTTTCCGGTCTGGTGATATCCGGCTTCGGCGGCGGCAACGTCCTGCCCGGCTGGGTCCCCTACATCAGGACGCTTCTCAAGGCGGACATCCCGGTTGTCGTCACGTCCCGCTGTCCCAACGGTCGGGTGACGACCCATTCGACCTTCGAAGGCAGCTTCTTTAAGCTCCACGAGATGGGAGCCCTCGACGGCGGAGACCTGTCGCCGCTTCGGGCGCGGATCAAGCTGGCCGTCGGCATCGGCGCCGGACTGACCGGCGAAGCGCTTCAAAACTACCTGCTTGACCGATAA
- a CDS encoding sigma factor-like helix-turn-helix DNA-binding protein: MKDTLEALEQRVKDAQLYDLYGPLLTGRQRRAFELHSDEDLSLSEMARELGTSRQAASALVQSSRAKLADYEALLGFCAKIRAVQGALKDLEGCLGDVLSAQRAIRRVENVLKGE; the protein is encoded by the coding sequence ATGAAGGACACGCTCGAGGCGCTGGAACAGCGGGTAAAGGACGCGCAGCTGTATGACCTGTATGGCCCTTTGCTCACCGGACGGCAGAGGCGGGCGTTTGAACTTCATTCAGACGAGGACTTGTCCCTGTCGGAAATGGCCCGGGAACTGGGCACTTCTCGGCAGGCAGCGTCGGCTTTGGTGCAGTCCAGCCGGGCAAAGCTGGCGGATTACGAGGCTCTTTTAGGGTTTTGTGCCAAGATTCGGGCGGTCCAAGGCGCCTTAAAGGATTTGGAAGGCTGTCTGGGTGACGTCCTCTCGGCGCAGCGGGCTATTCGGCGGGTGGAAAACGTCCTGAAGGGAGAATGA
- a CDS encoding lactate utilization protein encodes MAHPADDLQESRDAASSVVQALNDRGHVAMYVETAQEALRKVLELIPETASVGVPGTLTIRQIGAIEALLARGNKVIGHWGDAGDLPAAEARFEEMRCDVFLTSSNALLEDGRMVNVDGVGNRLAAMCFSQGDRIFVIGLNKLCPNIPTALNRIRDYAGPKNASRLNKSLADSPDALKKVVDQISRVTLITEKAPTMTGAHKSYVILVGEPLGY; translated from the coding sequence ATGGCTCATCCAGCCGACGACCTGCAGGAAAGCCGCGACGCCGCAAGTTCGGTCGTTCAAGCGTTGAATGACCGCGGTCACGTGGCAATGTACGTGGAAACGGCTCAGGAAGCCCTCCGGAAAGTTCTTGAACTGATTCCCGAGACAGCATCGGTCGGTGTTCCCGGAACGCTGACCATTCGCCAGATCGGCGCAATTGAGGCGCTGCTTGCCAGGGGCAACAAAGTCATTGGCCACTGGGGAGACGCGGGAGATCTTCCCGCCGCAGAAGCGCGGTTTGAGGAGATGCGCTGCGACGTCTTCCTGACCAGCTCCAACGCGCTTCTTGAGGACGGCCGCATGGTCAACGTGGACGGCGTGGGCAACCGGCTGGCGGCGATGTGCTTTTCTCAGGGCGACCGCATCTTCGTCATCGGGCTGAACAAACTCTGCCCGAATATCCCAACGGCACTCAATCGAATCCGCGATTACGCCGGGCCGAAAAACGCTTCCCGGCTCAACAAGAGCTTGGCTGACTCGCCGGACGCGCTGAAAAAAGTAGTCGACCAGATCAGCCGCGTGACTCTCATCACCGAAAAAGCTCCCACCATGACGGGCGCTCACAAGAGCTACGTCATTTTGGTCGGCGAGCCGTTAGGGTATTAG